One genomic window of Acidobacteriota bacterium includes the following:
- the wecB gene encoding UDP-N-acetylglucosamine 2-epimerase (non-hydrolyzing), giving the protein MAAPPGRPHPGRPGAAAVRGGPGDRHGPRAPVLRGALPARVEPALHHPGHRDEPRPDPLHVPAAALADHAPPRDPHPQGGRAAPGGRSVKRLVVATVFGTRPEAIKLAPLLLEMRRRRAAFRSQVIVTAQHRDMLDQVLRTFGIRPGHDLDLMRPGQSPSQVGARILLELEPVLAKLRPDVVVVQGDTMTTFAAALAAFNLKIPVAHVEAGLRTLDRYNPFPEEMCRRLTTSLADIHFAPTSWARAHLRREGVRARSIVVTGNTVIDALFQVLRQPVPAATRAILSKVPGRLLLVTTHRRENFNAPLRNICAALLTVVREVPDVTIVVPVHRNPHVDGPVRGFLEGKERIHLVPPLDYAPFVHLMRSAHLILTDSGGVQEEAPSVGVPVLVARTTTERPEGVEAGVARLVGTERGEIERAAIGLLSSDARHRRMSRRTNPYGDGRASARILDALLRRYGP; this is encoded by the coding sequence ATGGCCGCTCCTCCTGGCCGGCCACACCCAGGGCGGCCAGGTGCGGCTGCCGTTCGTGGGGGCCCTGGCGACCGACACGGTCCTCGGGCGCCGGTTCTCCGCGGGGCTCTACCAGCGCGCGTCGAGCCAGCTCTACATCACCCGGGGCATCGGGACGAGCCGCGTCCCGATCCGCTTCATGTCCCCGCCGCAGCTCTCGCTGATCACGCTCCACCCCGCGATCCCCACCCCCAAGGCGGCCGGGCCGCGCCCGGGGGCAGGAGCGTGAAGCGCCTCGTCGTCGCCACCGTCTTCGGCACGCGTCCGGAGGCGATCAAGCTCGCCCCGCTCCTGCTCGAGATGCGGCGCCGCCGGGCCGCGTTCCGCTCGCAGGTGATCGTGACCGCGCAGCACCGCGACATGCTCGATCAGGTGCTGAGGACGTTCGGCATCCGGCCGGGGCACGATCTCGATCTGATGCGGCCGGGGCAGTCCCCGAGCCAGGTCGGGGCCCGCATCCTGCTCGAGCTCGAGCCGGTCCTCGCGAAGCTGCGCCCCGACGTCGTCGTGGTCCAGGGCGACACGATGACGACGTTCGCCGCGGCGCTGGCCGCGTTCAACCTCAAGATCCCCGTGGCCCACGTCGAGGCGGGGCTGCGCACGCTGGATCGGTACAACCCGTTTCCCGAGGAGATGTGCCGCCGGCTCACGACGTCCCTCGCCGACATCCACTTCGCGCCGACGTCATGGGCGCGCGCGCACCTGCGCCGGGAAGGGGTTCGCGCGCGCTCGATCGTCGTCACGGGGAACACGGTCATCGACGCGCTCTTCCAGGTCCTTCGACAGCCCGTGCCGGCCGCGACGCGGGCGATCCTCTCGAAAGTGCCGGGCCGCCTCCTGCTCGTGACGACCCATCGGCGGGAGAACTTCAACGCGCCGCTTCGAAACATCTGCGCCGCGCTCCTCACCGTCGTCCGGGAGGTGCCCGACGTCACGATCGTCGTGCCGGTGCACAGGAACCCCCACGTCGACGGTCCCGTCCGGGGATTCCTCGAGGGGAAGGAGCGCATTCATCTCGTTCCACCCCTCGATTACGCGCCGTTCGTCCACCTGATGCGGAGCGCCCACCTGATTCTCACCGACTCCGGCGGCGTGCAGGAGGAGGCGCCGAGCGTGGGCGTGCCGGTCCTGGTGGCGCGGACGACGACGGAGCGCCCGGAGGGGGTCGAGGCGGGCGTCGCGCGGCTCGTGGGGACGGAGCGAGGCGAGATCGAGCGCGCCGCCATCGGGCTGCTCTCGAGCGACGCGCGCCATCGGCGCATGTCGCGACGGACGAACCCGTACGGCGACGGCCGCGCGTCCGCGAGGATCCTCGACGCGCTGCTGCGGCGGTACGGGCCGTGA
- a CDS encoding glycosyltransferase family 2 protein, producing MTGDRAEEPFVSVVLPVRNEARDISRCLDAILGQDYPRDRMEILVVDGMSADTTRDVVAAYARRDPRVRLVENPGRIVPTGLNAAIRALRGEILVRVDGHTLIAPDYVRRGVEAIRRTGADVVGGAMEASGATPFGRAVAAATGTPMGVGGSAFHYATAEQDAESVYMGTFRRDVFTRFGTFDERCVRNQDDEFNYRVREGGGRVRLVPSMRSTYFPRETPRALFRQYYQYGYFKVLVAGLHPRMMRPRHFAPSAFVAVLAALAVAAALSAAGKLALAAVLAAHIAATLALTRPRCRGAARAWLLTPAATLLIHAAYGLGFLAGCLGALTGRAPGSSRGLLGRAP from the coding sequence ATGACCGGCGACCGCGCGGAGGAGCCTTTCGTCAGCGTCGTGCTGCCCGTGCGCAACGAGGCCAGAGACATCTCCCGCTGCCTCGACGCGATCCTGGGCCAGGACTATCCGCGGGACCGGATGGAGATTCTCGTCGTCGACGGGATGTCCGCCGACACGACGCGCGATGTGGTGGCCGCCTACGCGCGGAGAGATCCGCGCGTGCGCCTCGTCGAGAATCCCGGGCGGATCGTTCCGACCGGGCTGAACGCCGCGATCCGCGCGCTGCGGGGCGAGATCCTCGTGAGGGTCGACGGCCACACGCTCATCGCCCCCGACTACGTCCGAAGAGGCGTCGAGGCCATCCGGCGAACGGGGGCGGACGTCGTCGGCGGGGCGATGGAGGCGTCAGGGGCGACGCCGTTCGGCCGGGCGGTCGCCGCCGCGACGGGCACGCCGATGGGCGTCGGGGGCTCGGCGTTCCACTACGCGACCGCCGAGCAGGACGCCGAGAGCGTCTACATGGGGACCTTCCGCCGGGATGTCTTCACGCGCTTCGGCACCTTCGACGAGCGGTGCGTTCGCAACCAGGACGACGAGTTCAACTACCGCGTGCGGGAGGGAGGGGGTCGCGTCCGCCTCGTCCCGTCGATGCGATCGACGTACTTCCCCCGCGAGACCCCGCGCGCGCTCTTCCGTCAGTACTATCAGTACGGCTACTTCAAGGTCCTCGTCGCGGGCCTCCATCCCCGCATGATGCGGCCGCGCCACTTCGCCCCCTCCGCCTTCGTGGCCGTCCTCGCCGCGCTCGCCGTGGCCGCCGCGCTGAGCGCGGCGGGGAAGCTGGCTCTCGCCGCCGTCCTCGCCGCGCACATCGCCGCCACGCTCGCGCTCACCCGGCCTCGATGCCGCGGCGCCGCGCGGGCCTGGCTCCTGACGCCCGCGGCGACGCTCCTCATCCATGCGGCGTACGGGCTCGGGTTTCTGGCCGGCTGCCTCGGCGCGCTCACGGGGCGAGCCCCCGGATCCTCGCGGGGCCTCCTGGGGCGGGCGCCGTGA
- a CDS encoding helix-turn-helix domain-containing protein, which produces MSDSERDEILTSKEAQRLLKIGRTKLWALTKDGSLPAYRIGDGKTSALRYKKTELIQWLDANRIAARRD; this is translated from the coding sequence ATGTCGGATTCCGAACGGGATGAGATCCTGACGAGCAAGGAGGCGCAGCGCCTCCTCAAGATCGGCCGCACGAAGCTGTGGGCCCTGACGAAAGACGGGAGCCTCCCGGCCTACCGGATAGGTGACGGGAAGACTTCGGCGCTGCGGTACAAGAAGACAGAACTGATTCAGTGGCTGGACGCGAACCGGATCGCCGCGCGCCGGGACTAG
- a CDS encoding CpsD/CapB family tyrosine-protein kinase: MSMSAPAALAWADEEMLVARHGAGLAGEQFRRMRIRLEGVNETLGGTMKVVLVTSPLMGDGKTATAANLAFGLAGESGRKVLLIDVDMRKPRLHEFFRGTARAGLGDVLVGGMALGDAVAPIDGMSLDLLALPRGADRRVDPLPIERLRALLVEARKRYDYIICDGPPVLPIADTAAAARLSDGIVLVVRAAITPRDAVARALGLVDRNRLVGFVLNAVPERTLDRYYYTYDATESEGGGARNGHGKNKRARGGPSD, encoded by the coding sequence ATGAGCATGTCCGCCCCGGCTGCGCTCGCGTGGGCCGACGAGGAGATGCTCGTCGCGCGGCACGGCGCCGGGCTCGCGGGGGAGCAGTTCCGCCGGATGCGCATCCGGCTCGAAGGGGTGAACGAGACGCTGGGCGGGACGATGAAAGTCGTCCTCGTCACGAGCCCGCTGATGGGGGACGGGAAGACGGCCACGGCGGCGAACCTCGCGTTCGGCCTCGCCGGCGAGTCGGGAAGGAAGGTTCTCCTGATCGACGTCGACATGAGGAAGCCGCGGCTGCACGAGTTCTTTCGCGGGACGGCGCGCGCCGGACTGGGGGACGTGCTCGTGGGCGGCATGGCGCTCGGGGACGCGGTGGCGCCGATCGACGGGATGAGCCTCGATCTCCTCGCGCTCCCCAGGGGCGCCGATCGCCGGGTCGATCCCCTGCCGATCGAAAGGCTTCGCGCTCTCCTCGTCGAGGCCAGGAAGAGATACGACTACATCATCTGCGACGGACCTCCCGTGCTGCCGATCGCCGACACCGCGGCCGCCGCGCGGCTGTCGGACGGGATCGTCCTCGTCGTCCGGGCCGCGATCACGCCCCGTGATGCGGTCGCGCGCGCGCTGGGACTGGTCGACAGGAACCGCCTCGTGGGGTTTGTCCTCAACGCGGTGCCCGAGCGAACTCTCGATCGCTACTACTACACGTACGACGCGACGGAATCCGAGGGCGGAGGCGCCAGGAATGGTCACGGCAAAAACAAGAGGGCCCGGGGGGGTCCTTCGGATTGA
- a CDS encoding glycosyltransferase, with protein sequence MSPGRVLHVIAQLGAGGTERQLLALIRGLDRSRFEPEVVTFTPGGALEGAFREACPLHVLEKTAETEARVLLSLADLLRRRRPAIVHASLFSANWRGALATRVGAPLDRPRFIASIRNMGDWMGTGRRFVEGWVLRRADAVIVNSGAVAADAVARAGARRGNLHVIPNGVDLEVFRPKRDGEADLREAWGFGRAEPVVGAVMSLTRKKNPAILVDAARRVALERPETRFVLVGEGPLRGEIEAAIAAAGLRDSFRLAGLRRDIPDVLRSIDLLALPSDREGMPNVVLEAMASGLPVVATAVGGTPEVVRDGVTGRLVPPRDAAGMAAAILDILGSPAGGRTMGEEGLALARREYGLSRMIERTSALYHSLAPAAVADGALVR encoded by the coding sequence GTGAGCCCCGGTCGGGTGCTCCACGTCATCGCCCAGCTCGGCGCGGGCGGCACCGAGCGCCAGCTTCTCGCGCTGATCCGCGGGCTCGACCGCTCGCGGTTCGAGCCGGAGGTCGTCACCTTCACCCCGGGTGGGGCGCTCGAGGGCGCCTTCCGCGAGGCGTGCCCGCTCCACGTCCTCGAGAAGACGGCGGAGACCGAGGCCCGGGTCCTCCTCTCGCTCGCGGATCTCCTGAGACGCCGGCGCCCCGCCATCGTGCACGCGTCGCTCTTCTCCGCGAACTGGCGGGGTGCGCTCGCGACCCGCGTCGGCGCTCCTCTCGATCGGCCGCGCTTCATCGCCTCGATCCGGAACATGGGGGACTGGATGGGGACGGGGCGGCGTTTCGTCGAGGGATGGGTGCTGAGGCGCGCCGACGCCGTCATCGTGAACTCGGGGGCCGTCGCGGCGGACGCCGTCGCGCGCGCCGGGGCCCGGCGCGGGAACCTGCACGTGATCCCGAACGGCGTCGACCTCGAGGTCTTCCGGCCGAAGCGCGACGGCGAGGCGGACCTTCGCGAGGCGTGGGGGTTCGGACGCGCCGAACCCGTCGTCGGGGCGGTGATGAGCCTGACCCGTAAGAAGAACCCGGCGATCCTCGTGGACGCCGCGCGCCGTGTCGCCCTCGAGCGTCCGGAGACGCGATTCGTCCTCGTCGGGGAGGGCCCCCTCCGGGGCGAGATCGAGGCGGCCATCGCGGCTGCGGGACTCCGCGACTCCTTCCGGCTCGCGGGGCTGAGGCGTGACATTCCCGACGTGCTCCGATCCATCGATCTCCTCGCGCTCCCTTCCGATCGCGAGGGGATGCCCAACGTGGTCCTCGAGGCGATGGCCTCAGGCCTCCCGGTCGTGGCCACCGCGGTCGGCGGCACTCCCGAGGTCGTGCGGGACGGCGTGACGGGTCGCCTCGTTCCCCCGCGGGACGCCGCCGGGATGGCCGCCGCGATCCTCGACATCCTCGGATCGCCGGCGGGTGGGAGGACGATGGGGGAGGAGGGTCTGGCGCTCGCGCGCCGTGAGTACGGCCTTTCGCGGATGATCGAGCGGACGAGCGCGCTCTACCATTCCCTCGCGCCGGCCGCCGTGGCGGACGGGGCCCTCGTGCGATGA
- a CDS encoding O-antigen ligase family protein, which translates to MTEYIYWVLESALLVLSLGSRRWAVMVLAFSLPFSRRLPSFPFPLLNYQNLIFLFAIIAYIAHPREKDSAGGKVRFAVPLTMLALFFTASFINTLTTFQVPRLFGRLWDPYNNVMNYKALMTCLAIYFLGSMAVKSRDDLIAVLTAGMAGIFVESGYTAFEYVVWRPGRVTGHLGEPNSMGSFLACGFVLAFAIVLIMPWRSLLWRISLATCIVAPIGLVGTLSRGSYVSAALGAALLATLINRKVLVAGVVVLALSPLWAPQAVRDRFMMTFHAEDQENWRFKDGRGAEGSAVLAMIDERLDEQAAEGEIDANETRLDSSIATRLVVWEAAIRMMGDYPLGLGFGVFPWYLQYYSSVVRWKATHNIYLRVGTEAGIPALILFLGLLAAFLWSLIRIGRGSADPLARAFGYGMMAYLLTLMFNAMTIDLFFQIDVNGQFWILLGAVLQAPLVLAGAPEAPAAAPEVAGPPGPRPLYELVR; encoded by the coding sequence GTGACGGAGTACATCTACTGGGTGCTGGAGTCGGCTCTGCTCGTGCTGAGCCTCGGGAGCCGCCGCTGGGCGGTCATGGTTCTCGCCTTCTCGCTTCCGTTCTCCCGCCGGCTCCCGTCGTTCCCGTTTCCGCTCCTGAACTACCAGAATCTCATCTTCCTCTTCGCGATCATCGCCTACATCGCGCACCCGCGCGAGAAAGACTCCGCGGGCGGGAAGGTGCGCTTCGCGGTGCCGCTCACCATGCTCGCGCTGTTCTTCACGGCGTCCTTCATCAACACGCTGACGACCTTCCAGGTGCCGAGGCTCTTCGGCCGGCTCTGGGACCCCTACAACAACGTGATGAACTACAAGGCGCTCATGACCTGCCTCGCGATCTATTTCCTGGGGAGCATGGCCGTGAAAAGCCGCGACGATCTGATCGCCGTTCTGACGGCGGGGATGGCGGGGATTTTCGTCGAGTCCGGGTACACCGCGTTCGAATACGTCGTGTGGCGCCCGGGGCGCGTGACGGGCCATCTGGGCGAGCCGAACAGCATGGGGTCGTTCCTCGCGTGCGGCTTCGTCCTGGCCTTCGCGATCGTCCTCATCATGCCCTGGCGCTCGCTCCTCTGGCGGATCTCGCTGGCCACCTGCATCGTCGCCCCCATCGGCCTCGTCGGCACGCTCTCGCGCGGCTCTTACGTCTCGGCCGCGCTCGGCGCGGCCCTCCTCGCGACGCTCATCAACCGCAAGGTCCTCGTCGCGGGAGTCGTCGTGCTCGCGCTCAGCCCGCTCTGGGCCCCGCAGGCGGTGCGCGACCGCTTCATGATGACGTTTCACGCCGAGGACCAGGAGAACTGGAGGTTCAAGGACGGCCGCGGCGCGGAAGGGTCCGCGGTCCTGGCGATGATCGACGAGCGGCTCGATGAGCAGGCCGCGGAAGGGGAGATCGACGCCAACGAGACGCGGCTCGACTCGTCCATCGCGACGCGCCTCGTGGTCTGGGAGGCGGCGATCCGGATGATGGGCGATTACCCGCTGGGGCTCGGCTTCGGCGTCTTCCCGTGGTACCTGCAGTACTACTCGTCGGTCGTGAGGTGGAAGGCGACGCACAACATCTACCTGCGCGTCGGGACGGAGGCCGGGATCCCGGCGCTCATCCTCTTCCTGGGCCTTCTCGCGGCGTTTCTCTGGAGCCTGATCCGGATCGGGCGCGGGAGCGCCGACCCGCTCGCGCGCGCGTTCGGCTACGGCATGATGGCGTATCTGCTGACGCTGATGTTCAACGCGATGACGATCGACCTCTTCTTCCAGATCGACGTGAACGGCCAGTTCTGGATCCTGCTGGGCGCGGTCCTCCAGGCCCCGCTGGTCCTTGCCGGCGCGCCTGAGGCGCCTGCGGCCGCCCCGGAGGTCGCCGGGCCCCCCGGACCTCGACCGCTCTACGAGCTCGTCCGGTGA
- a CDS encoding polysaccharide biosynthesis/export family protein, with amino-acid sequence MTKLNTETRRILIPCLLLAAAYALADSAGAGAAKEAKMAASAPASVAVDPNGPTYVIGIEDVIQITVWKNSDLSVIVPVRPDGRISVPLIDDVTAAGLHPLELKDELTRRWKAFLSAPEVSVIVKEVNSFKVYMVGQVSKQGELQLKGPTRLLQAISLAGGLTSFADRSKIVLLRESGGHEIRKEINYKRVISGKDADDNVLLERGDTVYVP; translated from the coding sequence ATGACGAAGCTCAACACGGAAACGCGCCGGATTCTCATCCCCTGCCTGCTCCTCGCGGCGGCGTACGCCCTTGCGGACTCCGCCGGCGCCGGAGCTGCCAAGGAGGCGAAGATGGCCGCGAGCGCTCCCGCATCCGTCGCGGTCGATCCGAACGGCCCCACCTACGTGATCGGGATCGAGGACGTCATCCAGATCACCGTGTGGAAGAACTCGGATCTCAGCGTCATCGTCCCGGTGAGGCCCGACGGAAGGATCTCAGTTCCCCTGATCGACGACGTCACCGCCGCCGGACTCCACCCCCTCGAGCTCAAGGACGAGCTGACCCGGCGCTGGAAGGCGTTCCTCAGCGCGCCCGAGGTGTCGGTCATCGTCAAGGAAGTGAACAGCTTCAAGGTGTACATGGTCGGACAGGTCTCGAAGCAGGGTGAGCTGCAGCTCAAGGGCCCGACCCGGCTCCTCCAGGCGATCTCGCTCGCCGGGGGCCTGACGAGTTTCGCCGATCGCTCGAAGATCGTTCTCCTGCGGGAGTCGGGCGGCCACGAGATCCGGAAGGAGATCAACTACAAGCGCGTCATCTCGGGAAAGGACGCCGACGACAACGTCCTGCTCGAGCGCGGCGATACGGTGTACGTGCCGTGA
- a CDS encoding glycosyltransferase has product MTVGVAYIVGSFKSGGTETQLVEILRRLDRRRFTPYVLCLERRGGLLPEVEKLGVEVREMGFTRLASLRAWRSLRAQAAWMRGAKVRIVQGFQFHGALYGALLKRRCPGVRLIVCEQAIYGPNEARHRLARSFYYRSTDIVTANCEAVRRAVIERDGFDREKVVVIYGGVDIDRFRPAAPAGGEGPVIGVVGRLHPDKGQRLLVEAAPAIFRGLPRAKILLVGDGPQRGEIEARVRELRLDGRIELLGDRRDVPSLLAGMDLLVLPSASEGFANAALEGSSSGLPVVVSDVGGNPEIVEDGITGRVFRPGDAAMLASCVVDLLRDPDTARRAGAAGRRRIETMFPLAEMVRRHERLYDRILAGRAQSHLEALQTEAS; this is encoded by the coding sequence GTGACGGTCGGCGTCGCCTACATCGTCGGCTCGTTCAAGAGCGGCGGGACCGAGACGCAGCTCGTCGAGATCCTGAGGAGGCTCGACCGCCGCCGCTTCACGCCCTACGTTCTGTGCCTCGAGCGCAGAGGCGGCCTGCTGCCCGAGGTGGAGAAGCTCGGCGTCGAAGTGCGCGAGATGGGCTTCACGCGCCTCGCCTCGCTGCGCGCCTGGCGGAGCCTTCGCGCCCAGGCGGCATGGATGAGAGGCGCGAAGGTTCGAATCGTCCAGGGCTTCCAGTTCCATGGAGCGCTCTACGGAGCGCTGCTGAAGAGGAGATGCCCCGGCGTCCGGCTCATCGTCTGCGAGCAGGCGATCTACGGCCCGAACGAGGCCCGCCACCGCCTCGCGAGGAGCTTCTACTACCGTTCCACGGACATCGTGACGGCGAACTGCGAGGCGGTCCGGCGCGCGGTCATCGAGCGGGACGGGTTCGACAGGGAGAAGGTCGTCGTGATCTACGGAGGGGTCGACATCGATCGCTTCCGGCCCGCCGCCCCGGCAGGCGGGGAGGGGCCGGTGATCGGCGTCGTCGGGCGCCTGCACCCCGACAAGGGGCAGCGCCTCCTGGTCGAGGCGGCGCCCGCGATCTTCCGGGGGCTGCCGCGCGCGAAGATCCTTCTCGTCGGCGACGGGCCTCAGAGGGGCGAGATCGAGGCCCGGGTGCGCGAGCTGCGGCTCGACGGGCGCATCGAGCTCCTCGGAGACAGGCGGGACGTGCCGTCGCTTCTCGCGGGGATGGACCTCCTGGTGCTACCTTCGGCCAGCGAGGGGTTCGCGAACGCCGCGCTCGAGGGATCCTCCTCCGGGCTGCCCGTCGTCGTCTCGGACGTCGGCGGCAACCCGGAGATCGTCGAGGACGGGATCACCGGCCGGGTCTTCCGCCCGGGGGACGCGGCGATGCTGGCCTCGTGCGTCGTCGATCTGCTCCGCGATCCCGACACCGCGAGGCGCGCGGGGGCCGCGGGCCGGCGCCGGATCGAGACGATGTTCCCGCTCGCGGAGATGGTCCGCCGGCACGAGCGGCTCTACGATCGAATCCTCGCCGGCCGGGCGCAGAGCCATCTCGAGGCGCTCCAGACGGAGGCATCATGA
- a CDS encoding DegT/DnrJ/EryC1/StrS family aminotransferase — MNEAKRPQGVPFCRPDITDVEIDAVVETLRSGWITTGPKVKEFELAFAQAMGAPWAVAVSSCTAALHVSLAATGCGPGSEVVTSVNTFTATAASIVQTGATPVLADIDEETFNLTPEAVQRAVSPRTRAIVPVHLAGQPCELTPMLETAKKHGAAVIEDAAHALPASYRGRKIGTISDLTCFSFYATKNLTTGEGGMITGLDPALKDRVGLIGYHGMSRDGWKRYLEKGSWYYEIVEHGFKYNLTDIAAVMGLAQLARLEAMQARRARIVLGDDRRGGRARHRGGARGRPGEPSLTPVSPAACRIVFVGAVEEGRRCLEAMLEDGERFAGIVTLKEEWARETSGAVPFDDLAARHGVPLLKVRDMNHPANVERIRSLAPDLILVIGWTRLVGAEILAVPGMGAIGFHASLLPKYRGRAPVNWAIIHGEKETGNTMFYLDGGVDTGDIIAQRPLSIGPRDTCATLYARVADAAHEMLRENLPLLKAGKAPRRAQDHSLATVMPKRTPEQGIIDWSLDADALDRWVRALTHPYPGAFTHIGNERLFVWQASAVTEPGPPAPGRIRAIQPGGVIVGAGAGALALERVQLPGEDEDSAAAIALRRGWRAGTTCGAGAPAAAPGGRS; from the coding sequence ATGAACGAAGCGAAGCGGCCGCAGGGGGTCCCGTTCTGCCGCCCGGACATCACGGACGTCGAGATCGATGCGGTCGTCGAGACGCTCCGATCGGGCTGGATCACCACCGGCCCGAAGGTGAAGGAGTTCGAGCTGGCGTTCGCGCAGGCGATGGGGGCCCCCTGGGCGGTCGCCGTCTCGTCGTGCACCGCGGCGCTCCACGTCTCGCTCGCCGCGACCGGCTGCGGCCCGGGCAGCGAGGTCGTCACGAGCGTCAACACCTTCACCGCGACGGCCGCCTCGATCGTCCAGACGGGCGCCACCCCCGTCCTCGCCGACATCGACGAGGAGACCTTCAACCTGACTCCGGAGGCGGTCCAGCGGGCGGTCTCCCCGAGGACCAGGGCCATCGTCCCGGTCCATCTCGCCGGACAGCCGTGCGAGCTCACCCCGATGCTCGAGACGGCGAAGAAGCACGGGGCCGCCGTCATCGAGGACGCGGCCCACGCGCTCCCCGCGAGCTACCGCGGGCGGAAGATCGGCACGATCTCCGACCTGACGTGCTTCTCGTTCTACGCGACGAAGAACCTCACGACGGGCGAGGGGGGGATGATCACGGGCCTCGATCCGGCGCTGAAGGACCGCGTGGGCCTCATCGGGTATCACGGGATGAGCCGCGACGGGTGGAAACGGTACCTCGAGAAGGGCTCCTGGTACTACGAGATCGTCGAGCACGGCTTCAAGTACAACCTCACCGACATCGCCGCGGTGATGGGGCTCGCGCAGCTCGCCCGCCTCGAGGCGATGCAGGCGCGGCGCGCGCGGATCGTTCTCGGCGATGACCGACGGGGAGGCCGCGCGCGTCATCGAGGCGGTGCGCGAGGTCGTCCTGGAGAACCGTCGTTGACTCCGGTGAGCCCTGCCGCGTGCCGCATCGTCTTCGTGGGGGCGGTCGAGGAGGGGAGGCGCTGTCTCGAGGCGATGCTCGAGGACGGCGAGCGCTTCGCGGGCATCGTCACCCTGAAGGAGGAATGGGCCCGGGAGACGTCCGGGGCCGTCCCGTTCGACGATCTCGCGGCGCGCCACGGCGTCCCGCTCCTCAAGGTACGGGACATGAACCACCCCGCGAACGTGGAGCGCATCCGTTCCCTCGCCCCCGACCTCATTCTCGTCATCGGATGGACCCGCCTCGTGGGGGCGGAGATCCTCGCCGTCCCCGGAATGGGCGCCATCGGTTTCCACGCCTCGCTCCTTCCGAAGTACCGCGGGCGCGCTCCCGTGAACTGGGCGATCATCCACGGTGAGAAGGAGACGGGGAACACGATGTTCTACCTCGACGGCGGCGTGGACACGGGAGACATCATCGCCCAGCGCCCCCTCTCGATCGGGCCGAGGGACACCTGCGCGACGCTCTACGCCAGGGTCGCCGACGCCGCCCACGAGATGCTTCGCGAGAACCTTCCGCTCCTGAAGGCTGGAAAAGCTCCGCGCCGGGCCCAGGATCACTCCCTCGCCACGGTCATGCCGAAGCGCACCCCCGAGCAGGGGATCATCGACTGGTCCTTGGACGCCGACGCGCTGGATCGGTGGGTTCGAGCCCTCACGCACCCTTATCCCGGCGCCTTCACGCACATCGGGAACGAGAGGCTCTTCGTCTGGCAGGCGTCCGCGGTGACGGAGCCGGGGCCGCCTGCGCCGGGTCGGATCCGCGCCATCCAGCCCGGAGGCGTGATCGTCGGCGCGGGGGCCGGAGCCCTTGCACTCGAGCGCGTGCAGCTCCCGGGGGAGGATGAGGACTCGGCCGCCGCGATCGCGCTCCGGCGGGGATGGCGCGCCGGCACGACGTGCGGCGCGGGCGCGCCCGCCGCGGCGCCGGGAGGCCGGTCGTGA